A genomic segment from Phycisphaerales bacterium AB-hyl4 encodes:
- the lpxA gene encoding acyl-ACP--UDP-N-acetylglucosamine O-acyltransferase: MPDIHPTAHVDPQAQLADDVVVGPGCVLNGDVRLGAGTRLVAGVYIQGPFIAGERNIIYPGACLGYPGQDLKYNPDHPGAGVRLGDDNIIREHVTIHRATNDDHPTTIGNHAFFMVHAHVGHDCRVDDHVMIVNGSMLGGHVEVHDHAIISGNVGVHQFSRIGRLTMIAGNTGISHDIPPFCTVSHRKRVGGLNIVGLRRAGLREHVAPLREAFRIFYRQGHTKPVAIEKIEMTIADDPLVREFADFIKASKRGITPYGYWRKDDPELQ, translated from the coding sequence GACGTGGTCGTCGGCCCAGGCTGCGTGCTCAACGGCGACGTCCGCCTCGGTGCGGGCACGCGCCTCGTCGCAGGCGTCTACATCCAGGGCCCGTTCATCGCAGGCGAACGCAACATCATCTACCCCGGCGCCTGCCTCGGCTATCCGGGGCAGGACCTCAAGTACAACCCCGACCACCCCGGCGCGGGCGTCCGCCTCGGCGATGACAACATCATCCGCGAACACGTCACCATCCACCGCGCCACCAACGACGACCACCCCACCACCATCGGCAACCACGCCTTCTTCATGGTCCACGCACACGTCGGCCACGACTGCCGCGTCGACGACCATGTCATGATCGTCAACGGCTCGATGCTCGGCGGACACGTCGAAGTCCACGACCACGCCATCATCTCAGGCAACGTCGGCGTCCACCAGTTCTCCCGCATCGGCCGCCTGACCATGATCGCAGGCAACACCGGCATCTCACACGACATCCCCCCCTTCTGCACCGTCTCACACCGCAAACGCGTCGGCGGACTCAACATCGTCGGCCTCCGACGGGCGGGCCTCCGCGAACACGTCGCGCCGCTCCGCGAAGCCTTCCGCATCTTCTACCGACAGGGTCACACCAAACCCGTCGCCATCGAAAAAATCGAGATGACAATCGCCGACGATCCGCTCGTCCGCGAGTTCGCCGACTTCATCAAAGCCAGCAAACGCGGCATCACGCCCTACGGCTACTGGCGGAAAGACGACCCGGAACTGCAGTAG